CCAAGCAAAGCTAACCGGTAGAGCCAAAAATGCTTAAACACATTTTTGAAACTCATCTAACAACAGTAATATCTAATCCAGCTTTTTCACTCAGTGTAAAACAATGAACAATAGAATTGCTCTTCTATGCAGCCTGATTCACCGAAGCAACACTATTCTGCAAAGCAAAATGATACACACTGAGTATCTCTAGCCGGCTTTTACTATCTAGATACCCTTGCCTGACACCTCTATATTCACACTCAAAAACCCCACGGTATTAACTGTTGAAACTTTTTTCACTGACAGAGTTTACAGCTCACACAAGCTTCACATATACTTGAGTAATCAAGCATTACTTAAGGACTTGTAATATGTCAGAACAATCACTGGAAGCAAGCTTTGTCATTCAAACCTCAATGCTCGCCTCTAAATTAATAAAGAGAGTCGATGGCCAACTAAGCATTCATGGTATTAGCTTTACTGAATTCATGATCATGCGTCATTTGAATTCTTCAGCGCTTAAAACCATGCGACGCATTGAAATAGCAGAAGCTGTAGGTATAAGTGCATCTGGTGTAACACGGTTAATAGCACCGATGGAAAAAATGGGCATAGTAGAAAAAGAATCGAATCCCAGAGATGCTCGTCAGAGCCTGGTCAAGCTATCGAAGGCGGGCCAACGTTTATTTGAAGATGCATCTTTAAGCTTCGAAGACTGTTCAAAACATATGCTGCAACCGCTAAGTAGCAATCAGCTGGAAAAGCTCATAGAACTTTCAGGCAAGTTATAGAGTAATATTTAATATAGAGACACGTATCCAGATAACCTGCT
The DNA window shown above is from Aliamphritea ceti and carries:
- a CDS encoding MarR family winged helix-turn-helix transcriptional regulator, translating into MSEQSLEASFVIQTSMLASKLIKRVDGQLSIHGISFTEFMIMRHLNSSALKTMRRIEIAEAVGISASGVTRLIAPMEKMGIVEKESNPRDARQSLVKLSKAGQRLFEDASLSFEDCSKHMLQPLSSNQLEKLIELSGKL